In Toxoplasma gondii ME49 chromosome V, whole genome shotgun sequence, the DNA window GGGAGGTTCTCAACAAGTTCCCGATTGCCCAACACTTGCTATTCGGCAAGtactttcctttctcgcgaaAGGCCGCCGACGTCTAAACAAAGAGCGGCGAACCTTCAACCCCACGAGGGCGCACAATGCTTCTCGAGGAAGCGTGGTGCATCTCCACCTACTCTGAAGTCCACGTCGACGTCTGAACTTCGGTCAACGGAactgcctttttttctcctttttctggtTCAGTTTCATTGTTCGCAGACCTCCCTACTTCCGGCTGTCTCCCCTGTTGCCGCCTCTGCCTTTGcgtcgtctttcttgtctcctttcctcgctttcctctctctgtcgctgctgctcACCTCCTCCCCCCTCGTCGTTttgctctcgttctttctgtAGCCTTGCGTATGTGAGCGCGCAAACGAGGCTCCGGGgcgaacggagaggagagtgCAAGAAGACATGAGGGATtgagaggcgaagcagagagaccaaggaaaacagcgaaggaaagggaggTAAAGGAGgtaaaaaggagaagaacgaagaaaagaaacagtgAAGCCTCTCAGTGGAAACGCTCGCTTGCACGGGCGGAAGAGCAGACCGATTGGTGCGGTCGAAATGTAGAGGAAAGAATCGAGGGAAAGAAACTCTGTCTTGAGGTTTACACTTTTGCCTCTCACCAAGTGTCTTTGTTTTGCGTCgggtctcttctctgttttcatCTTTTCCAgttgccgccttctcctgttttttcgtcttctcgtcctctccatTCATCCCCTTAGACCCTCCTATCACCTGTCTCCCTTTGTGTCTGCCGCTCCATTGCCTCGAGTTTGCCGCTCCATTGCCTCGGCGGCCTTTGTTATCTTTGCGGCGGCGTGTGGGCTCTTGcggtctctttctctcgcgcttcctggGGCGTATGAGCACTGCGAGGTCGACTGCTcgtttagatcttgaaggcCTGTGTTCCCCGGTGCCAAGTCTTGGACGCGCGTCGGCCGATTCCCTCGTGCTtctcttgcgtttcttcttcgctggctggaaacaaggaaggccggaggaggcggacgcgacgtcagaggagagagacatcgaGAGGAACGAGCAGAGCGAAAACGCTCTGaaatgcagaagaggagggcaGACAGAGCGGAAAGCTTTAGTGCCGGAACGTCCCGGCCAGCCGTAGCGGTGATCTTTTGGGGGGCGGCAAACATTTCGAGTTTCCAGAGGCGAAAgacctctctgctgctcgcgTTCGAGCTTGAAGCTGTGTGCACCACGCTCTCGAAGAAAACCTCTCCCGAGAAATTCGCGCGattgccttctctccgttcgttCGCGTCGCGCCCCCCACCCTTCAGAAAACAACGAAATCTATCCTAAACAAAAGGGTGCATTTTCTCtcagctcttcttcgaccAAATAGTTTTAGAAAccacagagacactcgaTTACCTGTGACAGCGAGTCTGAGGGAGCAAGAACGCGAGCTCTAATTTTCTGTAGAGGTCTTTTGAAAAACGCAGAGTAACTGCTACGTCGTGCTGGATACATGGACGGGTCACGTTTGTTTCAGACTCTCGAAGGCCTTCACCTttttgcgttcttctcgcccaTGTGTatgcgtctttttcttccacctTGGTATTTTCTAAAATCCTTTGTGTTCCTGTGGAACATTTCTTACTCTACCTGCGCGGCTGCGTTGCCACACGAGTTGTGTAAAAGTCCTTTCACTGAAACTTGTTGGTTCGTACATGCACTGCAGGCCTCACTTCCGCGACTCTCCTTCAGGACCTGTGGGCGGGTGGGGCGGTCTCCGGTCTAGCCTGCAGTTCGAGAGAACGTGTGAGagttttcacttttttcaaGCGCGCCTGAGCCTATGGGGCGCGACTGCGTAGTGCTCGCGTCGCGCCAGGTTTCACATTCGTTGCGgtgagcgaggagacaagaagacacgaaaaacTGACAAAGCACTCTCGTCTGTTCCTCACTTTCGGCAGGCCTCGGGGCGTCAAAGAACGGTATAATAAGACACACAAAAATGGACGCCGAAAAAGGGCCTTCCCTCGCCACCGTCACCAAGATCCACTCGCCCTCGTTCACTCCACACAGACTCTCTCGGAGCGACGCAAATCCCATTCGACATTAAACGCAGTTCCCTCTCCCCTTGCATACACCTTCTTTCTAGACAGcaccctcctcttcttctctccctcctctctttctcttgctgtTCTCCTTTGCTTCACTCTTCgggaggcgcagaggcgcTACCTCGGGCCGCTTCGGGCAGAGGCCTGAACTGCGctcttccactctcttctcgcccgcGGCTGGTCCTTGTCGCCAACGCGTTCGCCTACACACTCTTTCCTTTTAGTGGCGCTTCTTGCTATCGGACTTCGAGGTACTCGCCTGCGCCATGCGcggacttcttcttctctccacgacGCTCGGCTCCTCCTCCGACACTGTAGGGGAGTGCAAGTCCGACATTTGCCCGCTGGTGcaaaagtgcatgcacatcttcAGCATCAGGCCAAACCTGGCAAACGCATTTCAGAAAAACCAAAAGATGAGGAGTTCACAGATCTCAGAGAAACCAATAGCGCGTCCGACtctacacatatacacaggCATACGCATCTACGTCTGTTCACTACACTCAATGCAAATACCTACGTGGACACACACATATTTACGGATATTTGCATTCGTCTCCAGCTCTCCAGGGGGCTTCCTATCACATGACCGCACCTAAAAGTACCCTCTGACATAAACACAAATAATAatgtaaatatgtatatatatatatatatatgcagacgtacgtatacatacatgaaTCACATCTTTGAGGCACAAAAGGCCTGCTAAAAAGCAACAGCCTCCACATCACACACCTGCAGGCATCCACACGGAACGGGAAGGCTGCAGGGGctctacatacatatacatatatatatatatatttatggaTAGAACGTCGCACATGTATCGATATGAAACTGGATGCACGTACGTAGGTCTATATCAATCTCTGTGTGTACATCGGAATCGAGAGACTTCTAGGTcttttttgcatgcgttgcggTGTCTGGGTCCATGCCGAAAGCGAGGCGGGTGCGGCCTACCAGTAGATGTTCATGACGAAAAGGGtaagaaggagacagacgaagaagcccCAGTCCTCGCCGTCCGCAGTGGCCTTCATGCTCTTCACGTTTTTGAAAATGGGGAAGAGCGCAGCGACGGGGAACGCAAAGAGACGGAGGTACCCccaggagacgacgagacaggcgaacAAGAAAAATGTGACGACCTTGTGGCGGGTGTCAACAAAAACCTTGCACCTGCAGAGAACGAGTGGACGTACGAACATCGaacaagcgcatgcagattaTCTACGAACCCCAGTAcggaaatgcatgcaggtgcGAAAGAAACATTTGTTTGTGTGCAGACGCAGGTGTGTAGTCATGTtgagacacacacacccagAGGAACAAGCGTTTCCGACGAACATGAGCGCGGAGACATTGAGCGCGAGGGCAGCGCTCTATCCTGCTTCGTTAGAGAGTCGTCAGGGGAGAGCACTCTCGGTCCGCGGGGGGAGCTGTGGAGGACTCGCGGAAGAGCAACTTCGGCATCTGGAGCTTCCACCTCTCGAGAAGACGTGGAAAGGCGGCCGCAGTTCGTTTCGGAACTCACGCAGCAGTGGCCGTACCCACAAGAAAAGATGTCGCAGAAGTCATGGCAGAAGAGAATGATGGATCCGACCCTCAAGAAGTTGCCTTGgtaggagaagaagatgagcAGCATCGCGCAGACGCACGGCAACAGCGTTTCGTAGAAGTCCGGCAGTttcggcgagagaagcaaagagatGAAACATGCGACGTGGTACCCCGCGGAAATGTAAAAGTAAATATGCGTGAACGGGTGCGACTCTTGGTTGGGGTAATCtgcacgcagaagaagaaaacggcgcAGTTTCACGAAGACCGTCGAGaacaaacgcagagaggggacggcgagaagatgcgagagaagaaaggacgacAGTCTCTGCAAACAGGAAAGGACTCGCACGGATGCACGTGCATGTGTGCACCAGCTGCCGCATGTCCTGTGCCTGTTTTTGTCTTTGGAAATGTCAACGGAGACtcaaacagagagactgaCCAGTGAGCTCGGAAATCCCTCCCCCCTTCTTCCTATTTCAAATGTTCGCGcagtccttcttccttcctgtccgAAGCACACGGCTGCGCTCTGCAAGCCTGGCGACCCTCGACGGGGGTCGCGGCTCGCGGGCATCGAGAgccaaggagaagaaagatgatCGACACAACAACTGAACGATACATGACGACAACCTCCTCCACCTCGTGTGAAAGATAGGCGAAGCACAAAGGACTGTGAGCGAAGCAATTCAAACCCAGACGGTGAACAGCTCGACTTCGCCGCACCTTTGAAAAGTTCGCTTTCGTCGCCCCTGCCGCCGAGGAGCTTCGGCCACCACGACTCGCTGTGGAGGTAGAAGAACGCAGCGAatgtgagagagaggaagtaAATGGACTTGAACGCCATTTCCGAGAAGCGCCGCTGCTTCAGAGCAAATACCTGGTGGGCCCAGCGACTGCAGAGATCGCACAGAAATCGCGACACAGGAATGTGCAGGAGAGCTGGAAACCCGCGTCCCATTCcagggtgtacatacacatacacacacacgcgaCTCGTTTCAAGCTTTTCACGAGTCCAGGCGTCTctggaactgcatgcaagcagaGACATGATGAAGCGGCGCGGGTCGACAAGCGGAGAGCAAGACTgcggagcagagaggagagaaagtcgAGCGACGCAACAGACGACAAGCAAGAGgtgcagcagacgcagacgaagaagaagagcaggtgaagcgagagagcacTAGCGGGCGAAACGGCAGACGAACGAGGGATGCGCTGGAAGACCACAGACAGCAGATACTCGAGGGAAAAAGAGATCAAAcgggagacactggagagaccttttctcgcttccggCTTCGGAAGTACGCAGACAAGGACCATGAAGACTTCTGTGCCTTGTCCAAATCCGTCTTACTCGCGAGGCAGCATCTTCTCTGCCAGCGATTGCAGAAGGCGGCGGCCAACGCTCTGGGAACAAAAGCGAATAGAAAAGAGTAAAAAACGATGAGACACCCGGCGAAactcagagacagaaaactaGAGATGCCAAGGTGATAATCTTACACGCGCACATGAATTAAATACTTCCGACGCAGGACAAGTACATCACGGcgacgcgcgagagaaagacacgcaCAGAAAGCAAGAGATATGCAAGCAACCGCGCAAGAAAGCCGCGGGAGACATTGCTCTCCATCCAACCTTTCgacgaaagacagagagcaacTCACGTTGAAACAAGTACCTACTCCTTCCACGCTCAGCGACCTATTTACTCGTTTGCAACTCTGTTCTCTGCCGCTCGCCCCATCACTAAATATAAAGGTGGATGTATGCAGACTTCTCTAGATGTGGAGACTTCACGGACGTTTGGCAGCGTCCTATGCGTATGCATTCTGTGATGGAGCGCAAGATGGAGACTTCACAGCAGAAATCACCGAGTGGACAGATGCATGTAGGCTCGCGCTGGGACAAGCTTCATCTCTTCACACTACTTTAATCTTCCACCGACCGCCAAAAGCATTTAAagacacatatatatatatgtatttatgcatatacatcGATGGGTGCAGGGTCGCAAGGACCATGTACATGAATGTCTTTGTACGTAGATGCTGAAATGAATATGTGTACTTGAATGACGAGACAGGCTCCTGCGATGAGGGCCGAGGCCGAGACGACGTCATAGGTTCTCGGATAGGCGGCGAAAGTTTTCTGTCGGTCTGCAACGCGGTCCTTGATGTAGAAGAAATGGTACACGGACCAGGTGACGACGATTCCCAGAAGGAAGGTGAAAAACGGATCCAACTTCATTTTGACGGAAgtcgggagaagagaccaaaaagagcgaacgaggagaaagaagacacgaagGGCGTtgcgagaggcagaagaagcagaggtgCGGTCAGGCGCctcgggagaagaagggcagagcgAGGCCAGAGACGAAAGACCGATGAAGAGAACCgcgagggggaagagacagagaggagacggagctCTGGCTCGCGCGCGAGAACACGATTGACGGTTTGGAGAAGCAGGCTTCTGGCAGAGGgatcgacagaaaagagaacttgtgcgagaaaggaggaaagacacACCCAAGAAGGCCGCACTCGAAGATCTGTGTGGACTGCAGGCGGCGAGGCAACAGCCAGagaaagcgggagaaggGCAAATGCCAGCAGCTGggagagggaaacgaagcCCCTTCAGGCGCAACGAACTGAATCTTCGACAAAGAAACGTAGATTGGAGCTCCcgaagcggaggagacacgcggAGAGGGCGCCCGGTTTCCTGTCGATCCGCTCGCCTCTCAATGTTTAGAGTGTGTGGATGTAAACCTTGGCCGACGTGGAGACgattctcttcttttcgcgtctgtcgtcttcgccgccgACAAAAGctcgagaagaacaagagaaaccGACGAAGAGCTGAAGCACTTGACAGAGACAAGCTGAACTGGAGTGCGCGAGGCGACGCCGGTCTGGCGGATGTGCAGAAGTATgagggggaggagaaggaggaggaaggcagagaaaacggaggaaaaaggaaaggcaaagaagaaaggcagaaagacgTTTGTCTACAGTTGGGGAAGTGCTCGAAACAAGACACATGAGACGCGGTTTCCTGCGTTTTCGGCTGTTCGTCTTGCGCGCAGGCGGTGTGCGCGAGTTCGAGATTAAtaagagcgagagaagactaccccggagaaggaaaggaggaaagggacgaagcaggaaaaaggaaacgacgaaagCAAAGTCGCAGcgcgaagggagaaagaagggagagaaaagggagagaaaagggagagaaaaaggagaggaagagaggaggggCGAAGGAATGGGGGGTGTGTGAACTTGCAGCTTGTGTTGGAGGAACGACCTTTCCTGTCGGCACACAACCTTTTAAAACGAATGAGAAATTGGAACAGACAGCCTCTGAGGCGGACGACAGCCGCACAACTTCGCTGTTCAACGTGGAAAAGcgaacaagaaaaacgagactgAAGGGAGAAATCCTTCGACCCCcccgcgtttcttttctctctcaggGTCGCCGCACACGAGACGAGAGTgcgacgacgagagaagacacgcgcAGAAACACTGCTgccagcgacagagagatttacaagaaaaggaagaaaatcCTCTTCGTGCGAGCCCATATACCTCGCCTGAAGCCTCAGAAATCGTTCGATAGAAATTCTTTGCAACGCAGATACgtgagggaggaagacgaagctccggcgagaagaaagaaaaaggcagTAGTGTTGGGGTGTCTCCGATGAAGGAGAATTCTGCGGAGGTAAAGCGGAGAAAATGAAACGCGTTCGTAGGCAGCAGCGAAAAGCGTCGAAAAATGAAGGGCATCCCACGACGCAAAAATATGAAACAGTCCACTGAACTGCGGACAACAGTTCAGGCGACACTCGAACGGGTGTGGTTGGCACACTGTCGCGGAAAGAAACGTAGAATGCCGCAAAAAACCGTTTGCAGACTCGTACTCGTAGAGTGGACAAGCTGCTCTCGCCGCAAACGTTTTCCACTTCTTATTCGCGCCAAAAGCAGATCTCCACTGTTCGGACTTGTCTACTGGCCTGCGTTTTCAGGAACAGGGCAGAGGACGTCGTCGTTGTCATTTTAGAACTTCCTGTGTGCACGACGTTAAAGGGAAAGAACCTCTGGAAATCGCCCAGAACCCCTGAGCAACCACTGGGAGACTCATCGTAGGAGAGGAAGTGAGGCGGTTTCACTTTAGAACAAATGcgcgtctttgtcttctcgtctccactgTAGACAGAACCATGTTGAACTGTCTTTCTGGTCATATGCCGATGGCTTCTGCCGCTGGGCCCAAACTGGCCGTTCAAAAGACGAAACAAATGCCTTGTTCTAAGCACTCTTTCTCCGGGATAAGGTGTACCTCTCCATGCTGTAACTGTGCATGGGCATTGAAACATGGAAGTTCGTGAAAACGAACCTTCCCAGAGGCGTTTGTGGAGACGCGCTGTCTGGACTGTTGATGCGcactcgcgcttcttcggtGTTTTGCCTCCGTTCACAAGTCAGTCCTCTGCTACACAAGTCGGTCCTCTGCTACACaagtctgtttttctccaacCGTAAGATGAGGGATCTGCCTGGGCTCCTGGCTGTCTCCCAGCCCCGCACAGATTCACTGGACTCCACCTGCAACATCAGCCTTCGTCGAAGGCGCACAGAAGGACCTGCACGTTTGGTCTGTTTCTTCACACAGTGTAGAAGCCGAGAGCGGCGAGCGAGTTTTCTCAACACTGACACCTTGACAGGTTCTGCTATTTTTCCAGTTGTTTCATACAGCTCTCGGCCTGCGCTGGACGGAACCACACGCAGCTCGGGCCACTGAAAACTGTCTCGAAGACGCAGGGAAACGGAAAAACCCGCTGGCTCCGTGTTCAAGGAATTCTGAAGCGTGCTGAAACAACAAGAGTCGCGAAGCTCGCCCATCTTGGAGTGAACCAAGACgcaacagcgagagaagacgactctTCAGACGGTAGGAGGATGAATCTTCCCCCGTACTGGAAGCACACTTTCCTAAGAGCGGACTACTGATGAGCTCCTTCTGGGGCGAATGTACTGCGAGTTGGAAGAAAGCCTGTGGCCGTTTCGCGGTACCGAATGTACTGCTTGCACTTTTTGTGGTTTCAGGTGCTGGTGGAAATACACAAATGACACTTCACCTGTCCAGTGCCGCAGGGAGTTCAAGAAAAAGCAGCGCGTCTGACGGGTTCGTCGGCCTGCTGGCTGCACACCGTGAAACGTTGTGTTCTGCTATCCGGAAAAATTTCGAACGCTCTGTTTGGAATTGTTCAGAAGCTCACTGATGAAGCAGGTGGTCAAAAAGATTCGCCTTAGATATTATTGATGAGACAGAAAGATTTCGCTGGTCTCTAACGCGCAAGACGGAAGTCGAATCATgtggagaagacaaggacCTCCTCCCAGAAACGACGCTGGAAAGAGTCGTGTGGGCTGCAGCAGAGAGTTGTCGCGATACATCGCATCCAAGTCCTGTTCAAACGGTTTTTGCGTCCTAGGTAATTCATCCCTGGACAGTGTGCGCCTCCGGGACCCCTGAGCTTCCGCTGAGGAATCCTCTGGTTGAAGCTTGTACCGTGACATGCAAGCGCACGACGCCTCTCATAAAGGAGACTCGCGTCCAGGCGTATTTGCACGCTGACACACACAGATGTCTGCGACTCCTAACAAATGCACCGCAAACGTTTCCAGAGTTCCTAAATGTGGCGAGAGTTCGTTTGAAATGAACGCAGATGAAAGTCCTGGAAACTCAACAGTTATTGCAGTCCGAAGACTGTCTGATGCGAAGACAGGAGTTGTGTGTGCCTTTCAGAAGCACAATCTCCCTTCGCTATTCCTAGAAAGGTCCAGCCAAACAGGCATATCTAAAACACAACGAACGACGCGCGACTTTGAAGCACGCACAGGCAACAAAGCAGCAACTCCTTTTCAAGTAGCCCTCTCCATGCCGATCtattcatatatatttatacacatgaaaatatacatatatatacatatatatacatatatatacatatatatatatatatatatatgtacatctTTGCGTATATACGCATTTCCAAGAGGTTTCGTGCCGAGCACTGTTTGCACACTGAGAGGTcccgtctttcttttcccgATCCCTCCCGGTGACATAAATATCCACGAAAGTAGAGCATTACTCATTAAGTTCATCTCACAAAATGACGAATagatacgtatatgtatatatatatatatatatatatgtagactTAAGTGTACTAATGGATACGGAGGAGCGCATAAACGGATGATTCCAGACGACTACGAAGCATAGACTGGTAGAGATTCCTCTGTTGATGATGACCACACGACGGCACCAGAGCGAAGTGAGCACCTCCGGGTTGGCGACTCCAGAATGACTTGCCTTGACACACAGCAAATCGTTTGTGTAGAGAGAGTCTCTTGTATGACTACGATGGTCCAAGGGAATGTGCGACCGAGTCAGCTCTTGGGGcaacgcgtgcatgcagtggtgTTTCTGATGCTTAGAGCCACGGAACCCATCCAACATACATTCTGGCTAGATTGTGGAGTTTCATGGCGGAGTCAATGACAGCATGAACTTGTTCTCTCacaggcagagaggcagTCGAGCCTCCGTTATGGATATGCTCGGAAGTCGGTTCGctttcgcgctctctctgctctccttgaTTTCCGCTGCCGAAGGTCGGGGCGCCTTGCTGGGCCTTCTCATCCATCTCCCCGCCCTCTCGTTTGCCGGtcttttgctgtctcttcccggTCGCTGCGCGCATGTCGGAAAGAAAACTCGATGGAAAGTGAGGtggcagagagcgagaggatcCGCCGATGCCGCCTCGGAGCTTGTAGTCGATTTCCACGAGACTCTCGTACGCAATGCGCTCCCACCCTTCCTTCAAAGAATGCGAAGAGAGACCAGGTTTAGAGccttgcttcctctgcagctGGGCATGGCGCGCGCCGGCCTGCCGCCACTCGATGAGGGGATCGTACACGAAGTTCTGTGAAAAAAGGAACAGGGGAGGAAGCAA includes these proteins:
- a CDS encoding longevity-assurance protein (LAG1) domain-containing protein (encoded by transcript TGME49_283710~Signal peptide predicted by SignalP 2.0 HMM (probability 0.500) with cleavage site probability 0.485 at residue 18~Predicted trans-membrane domain (TMHMM2.0):4-24:95-113:143-166:227-250:269-292), giving the protein MKLDPFFTFLLGIVVTWSVYHFFYIKDRVADRQKTFAAYPRTYDVVSASALIAGACLVIQSVGRRLLQSLAEKMLPRDRWAHQVFALKQRRFSEMAFKSIYFLSLTFAAFFYLHSESWWPKLLGGRGDESELFKDYPNQESHPFTHIYFYISAGYHVACFISLLLSPKLPDFYETLLPCVCAMLLIFFSYQGNFLRVGSIILFCHDFCDIFSCGCKVFVDTRHKVVTFFLFACLVVSWGYLRLFAFPVAALFPIFKNVKSMKATADGEDWGFFVCLLLTLFVMNIYWFGLMLKMCMHFCTSGQMSDLHSPTVSEEEPSVVERRRSPRMAQASTSKSDSKKRH